The genomic DNA ATCTCCATCATCAGGTTGCGGTCGGTCGTGTCCGAGCTGCCGAAGCGGATGGTGAATATCTCGATGCCTTCGTCCTTGGCCTTTTGCGCCTCGGCCAGCATGTCGGCGTTGAGTACGCCACCGTCTTCACAATGGGACGTGTCGTCACCCATGCCGAAATAGGCGTTGGTCCAGTAGTTGTTCGGTCGATAGTAGGCCCGGTAGGTACCTCCACACTCGCCGTCCTCGGTGTCTCCGTCAGTGAGGACGATCATGATTTTGCGGAAGTCATCCTTGCTGCCGGCTTCGGTGTAGGGAGCCTCTTCCGTCAGAATATGGCGGCCCCACTTGATGCCCTCGGGAATGACCGTGCCGGACCATGCGCCTGTGGCGGTCTGGCTGTTGATGGCGGCGATGATTGCGTCCTTGTCCTTGCTGAGCGGCATGGCCTCGGGCAGATCGGAGCAGGTGTCGAGGGTGATCTTGCTGCGATAGTAATAGGAAAGACGCCAGTAGTCGTCCATGAAGTCTTCGTGGATGCCTTCGTTGAGCGAGCCGTCAGCGTTGCGGCAGCCTGCGGGCAGTCCGTCCACGCCTTCGCCGATGCGGACCTTGCCCTTGAAGGCGACCAGCCCGACCTTGGTGTCGGGAGTCGTTCCGTCGGGTATGAGCAGTTCTGTCAGGCCAACCGAGGCTTCCTTGACGAGGGTGATGGGTGTGCCTTTCATGGAGCCGGAGTTGTCGATGACGAATACGACTTCAATCTTGTTGAAGCCAGCGGCAGCTTTGGCGTGGACGTAGTTGTCCGCCAGATTCAGAAATTTCATGAGAATGAGTTCGACCTTGGCGCGCGCTTCGACTTCGACGCTACGGACTTCCGTGCCGGGAGCGACTGAGGTGACCTCGGCCTGCTCCATATTTTTCGCAACCATGGAAACCACAGCACTTTGCACGATGCCTTTGGACAGATCCGGGTCGTACGGAAGTTCAAGGCTGCCTGCCAGAGCACCGGAGTCCACAGCGGCCTGAAGCCGGGTGTGGGTGACGTACAGGTTGCCCATGTCAATGGCGATGCCCGCCACGGCCAGCAGCACTGGCAGCAGCAGGGCGATCATCATGCTGATCGCGCCCCGGCGCGACTTCTTACGGCAGGGGCATCGTGGTGCTTGCTGCGAGCTGGACACCGGTATCTCCGGTAAGCATCTTGAAGATGTTTTCGTTGAAGGGCTGGTAATCATAATAAACCTCGACGGTGACGGTCTCCGGACCGGTGTTTACGGTGGTGCTCACGGCTGTTGCGTCAAGTTCTTCGGTCAGGGCCTGCACCATGGCTCCCACATTGGCTTCTTCTCCATCCATAAGGACCAGGCGCGCGCCTTCCCGGCTGGCTTCCACCAGATTGGAATAGGCGTGCATTGCCTGCGCTCCCTCGATCAGGAAAAAAAGCAGGAGGACCACGACGGGCAGAAGCATGGCAAATTCGACTGCCGCGATTCCCTGTCTTGATTTGTCCCACTTCCTCATTCCGTACTCCTTGCGTTCATGTCTCCCGGTCGGAAGACTGGTTGTCTTGTTTAAGCAATGG from uncultured Pseudodesulfovibrio sp. includes the following:
- a CDS encoding TadE family protein, which translates into the protein MRKWDKSRQGIAAVEFAMLLPVVVLLLFFLIEGAQAMHAYSNLVEASREGARLVLMDGEEANVGAMVQALTEELDATAVSTTVNTGPETVTVEVYYDYQPFNENIFKMLTGDTGVQLAASTTMPLP
- a CDS encoding VWA domain-containing protein encodes the protein MMIALLLPVLLAVAGIAIDMGNLYVTHTRLQAAVDSGALAGSLELPYDPDLSKGIVQSAVVSMVAKNMEQAEVTSVAPGTEVRSVEVEARAKVELILMKFLNLADNYVHAKAAAGFNKIEVVFVIDNSGSMKGTPITLVKEASVGLTELLIPDGTTPDTKVGLVAFKGKVRIGEGVDGLPAGCRNADGSLNEGIHEDFMDDYWRLSYYYRSKITLDTCSDLPEAMPLSKDKDAIIAAINSQTATGAWSGTVIPEGIKWGRHILTEEAPYTEAGSKDDFRKIMIVLTDGDTEDGECGGTYRAYYRPNNYWTNAYFGMGDDTSHCEDGGVLNADMLAEAQKAKDEGIEIFTIRFGSSDTTDRNLMMEIASSKPGTDDHYFDAPSVYDIPEIFKKIGKQLGWRLLH